A window from Cydia amplana chromosome 12, ilCydAmpl1.1, whole genome shotgun sequence encodes these proteins:
- the LOC134653054 gene encoding sec1 family domain-containing protein 2-like, whose translation MAINSVRDFGKAWWSEVYNRIIGAAVFLDDYSSECLHWDGGLLNLIYGGAVSVKSLSPFEFATKDQKKAVFITQSAGTQLRTVREIIKHSDFAHCMLICAVSLDVIYLELNEGKDVSDVVAAGKAPTEATKQLEGMLLEWIGKKQCAVEVVHLPLFTISPTNVVFLTPPYHKVYPAYNGKLTTESTYVDLYTLSKEERAQARRLASGLNSIMESMNLKEDVYYMGTFSSLIAGVLENSPVCLARRKNCTNPASLIVIDRTLDVCGVTSHSMESVLDKIMTVLPRFPGHSNDVAVDMSPLCEANVISHPEDLQLAPGCLYHANDDSCTSTFDYMINKSQKEVMFDLYNKLSKIDVQRSPSPKMLLKVTPQSIEKMVTAAKGNYDIIEKHIGVLQQALGVVHTLKSPKRSQVELLQNLERQVLQSLAASRDSTSVLHQISHLIKTRKDRNLPLESLLALIVHVYSLTGTEVSFSKQHEDSLTETLSVAIFEDHKTVFADHGLRGSPEHCDHVSKAIMGRLKEIATMRRNLQKYNSVLKPCETGGGDEYRGVLQQLVEDLVDTERPELTDLRHRNEGLKDLLRSGLNILTSKKPRSTKHPLDCPTVIIFVVGGITAEECKRIHRTVITSGVDTAVFIGSTKFVTPVEAMRDVLAL comes from the exons TTTGGAAAAGCTTGGTGGTCTGAGGTGTACAATCGAATAATAGGAGCGGCCGTGTTCCTGGACGACTACAGTTCAGAATGTTTACATTGGGACGGAGGATTGTTGAATCTCATATACGGCGGAGCCGTTTCTGTGAAAAGCTTATCGCCTTTCGAG tttgcaACAAAAGACCAAAAGAAAGCAGTGTTCATCACCCAATCTGCCGGCACACAGCTCCGCACAGTCCGCGAGATCATCAAGCACAGCGACTTTGCTCATTGCATGCTGATATGCGCCGTCAGCCTAGACGTGATTTATCTGGAGTTGAACGAGGGGAAGGATGTAAGTGATGTGGTGGCGGCGGGGAAGGCCCCCACGGAGGCTACTAAGCAGTTGGAGGGGATGCTCTTGGAATGGATTGGTAAAAAA CAATGTGCAGTAGAAGTGGTCCATCTCCCGCTATTCACAATATCACCAACAAATGTAGTGTTCCTCACACCCCCATACCACAAAGTGTATCCAGCATACAACGGTAAACTTACAACAGAGTCAACATACGTAGACCTGTACACGCTAAGCAAAGAGGAGAGGGCGCAAGCGCGGAGGCTGGCTAGTGGACTAAACAGTATTATGGAGTCTATGAATTTGAAAGAGGATGTGTACTACATGGGAACTTTCAGCTCATTGATAGCTGGTGTGCTGGAAAATTCGCCTGTTTGTTTGGCTCGGAGAAAG AATTGCACAAATCCCGCGTCTCTAATCGTCATAGATCGAACCCTGGACGTATGCGGAGTGACCAGTCACTCAATGGAATCTGTTCTCGACAAGATTATGACAGTACTGCCAAGGTTCCCGGGACACAGCAACGATGTCGCGGTGGATATGTCACCGTTGTGTGAAGCTAATGT TATCTCGCATCCTGAAGACCTGCAGCTCGCCCCCGGCTGCCTGTACCACGCCAACGACGACTCCTGCACCTCCACCTTTGACTACATGATCAACAAAAGCCAGAAGGAGGTCATGTTCGACCTCTACAACAAGCTGTCCAAGATAGACGTGCAGAG GTCGCCCAGTCCCAAGATGCTCCTCAAGGTCACGCCGCAGAGCATTGAGAAGATGGTTACGGCCGCTAAAG GAAACTACGACATAATAGAGAAGCACATCGGCGTGCTGCAACAAGCGTTAGGCGTGGTCCACACGCTGAAGTCCCCCAAGCGGTCACAGGTGGAACTGCTGCAGAACCTAGAGCGGCAGGTGCTGCAGAGCCTGGCCGCTAGCCGCGACTCCACCAGCGTGCTTCACCAG ATCAGCCACCTAATTAAGACGAGAAAAGACCGCAACCTCCCCCTAGAGAGCCTGCTCGCGCTCATAGTTCACGTGTATTCCCTCACCGGCACCGAAGTGTCTTTCTCCAAGCAACACGAAGACAGCTTAACCGAGACGTTGAGCGTGGCCATATTCGAGGACCATAAGACCGTGTTCGCTGACCACGGGCTGCGGGGCAGCCCCGAGCATTGCGATCACGTGTCCAAGGCGATCATGGGGAGGCTGAAGGAAATTGCGACGATGAGGAGGAATTTGCAGAA GTACAACTCGGTTCTAAAGCCGTGCGAGACGGGTGGGGGTGACGAGTACCGCGGCGTGCTACAACAGCTGGTGGAAGACCTGGTGGATACGGAGCGGCCGGAACTAACGGACCTGCGGCACAGGAACGAGGGACTCAAGGACTTGCTGCGGAGCGGACTTAA CATCCTAACGAGCAAGAAACCTCGCAGCACGAAGCATCCGCTGGACTGCCCCACCGTGATCATCTTCGTCGTTGGTGGCATTACGGCCGAGGAGTGCAAGCGTATTCACAG GACCGTGATCACGAGCGGCGTCGACACGGCCGTGTTCATCGGTTCTACAAAATTCGTCACTCCAGTGGAAGCTATGAGAGACGTCCTCGCCTTATAG